In a genomic window of Labeo rohita strain BAU-BD-2019 chromosome 20, IGBB_LRoh.1.0, whole genome shotgun sequence:
- the LOC127183482 gene encoding potassium voltage-gated channel subfamily F member 1-like, whose protein sequence is MWEFPRTRYVDCNGSEASEETEIAVNIGGVKHILYGDVLKQYPESRLAELVNRAMDSTQEDLCALCDDYDDSKREFYFDRDPEAFKCILELYNHGEIHIKRGICPMRFMREMDFWGIDAEYLDECCISSLNEVQIELEEIAEKVKNILDDLEDDATLTRAQRCQVFLLKLMDKPESSLAARIIAVASFAFILLSSVVLCIGTIPELQVKDGKGNLMEHPILESIETACIIWFTLEYILRFVSSSNKLCFVFSFMNIVDFLAIVPFYVVLILGAAEMELASVQQAVQALRILRIARIFKLVRHSSGLQALAVALKKSMKQLSLMFTYMSVGIFLFSALEYTMEESHPETMFTSIPQSFWWAIIAMTTVGYGDIYPKTTLGKCNAAASFLCGIVAIALPVHLIINNFVIVYNKQRALEKTAKHEIELMALRVKEEAQERPEAAKMPSQASVVNSSVWDSAGAST, encoded by the coding sequence ATGTGGGAGTTCCCGAGGACCCGTTATGTGGACTGTAACGGCTCAGAGGCGAGTGAGGAGACGGAGATTGCTGTGAATATTGGTGGTGTCAAGCACATTCTCTACGGGGACGTGCTGAAGCAATATCCCGAGTCGCGTTTGGCAGAGCTGGTAAACCGAGCCATGGATTCCACACAAGAAGATCTCTGTGCGCTCTGTGATGACTATGACGACTCAAAGCGAGAGTTTTATTTCGACAGAGACCCAGAGGCCTTCAAATGCATCCTAGAGCTGTATAACCATGGAGAGATTCATATTAAGCGAGGAATCTGTCCCATGCGCTTCATGAGAGAGATGGACTTTTGGGGGATTGACGCGGAGTATCTGGACGAATGCTGTATAAGTAGTTTAAATGAGGTGCAAATTGAGCTTGAGGAAATAGCAGAGAAGGTCaagaacatcctggatgacctGGAGGATGATGCAACGCTCACTAGAGCCCAGAGGTGCCAAGTATTCCTCCTGAAGCTCATGGATAAACCAGAGTCATCTTTAGCTGCCCGCATAATTGCAGTGGCATCGTTTGCGTTTATCCTGCTCTCCTCTGTGGTCTTGTGCATTGGCACCATCCCAGAGCTCCAAGTGAAAGATGGAAAGGGTAACCTCATGGAACACCCAATCCTTGAGTCCATCGAGACGGCTTGCATCATCTGGTTCACCTTGGAATACATTTTGCGCTTTGTGTCCTCTTCAAACAAATTGTGCTTTGTGTTTTCCTTCATGAACATAGTAGACTTTCTAGCCATCGTGCCATTTTACGTAGTGCTGATTCTGGGTGCTGCTGAGATGGAGCTGGCCAGTGTGCAACAGGCAGTGCAGGCGTTGCGCATTTTGCGCATTGCACGCATTTTCAAACTCGTGCGCCACTCATCAGGTCTGCAAGCTCTCGCCGTAGCGCTCAAAAAGAGCATGAAACAGCTGAGTCTGATGTTCACGTATATGAGCGTGGGAATTTTCTTGTTCTCTGCACTGGAGTACACAATGGAGGAGAGCCACCCAGAGACTATGTTCACCAGCATCCCACAGTCCTTCTGGTGGGCTATCATTGCCATGACCACTGTGGGCTATGGAGACATCTATCCTAAAACAACGCTGGGCAAGTGTAACGCTGCTGCAAGTTTCCTATGTGGCATTGTAGCTATCGCATTACCAGTTCATCTGATCATTAATAACTTCGTCATTGTTTACAATAAGCAGCGTGCGCTTGAAAAAACTGCAAAGCATGAGATCGAACTCATGGCGTTACGTGTGAAAGAGGAAGCTCAGGAGCGTCCGGAAGCTGCAAAAATGCCATCACAGGCATCGGTTGTCAACAGCTCGGTGTGGGATAGTGCTGGTGCGTCCACATAA